From Melitaea cinxia chromosome 23, ilMelCinx1.1, whole genome shotgun sequence, the proteins below share one genomic window:
- the LOC123664951 gene encoding uncharacterized protein LOC123664951 has protein sequence MPKCNKTKKPCKICLGPVTDKTGLQCQGACQTWVHYGCLNYTPGKIKDIKAGIIKVTCPCPDCKTTLPKEYRTDEPFSCNNTQCPANQTPKCGNVACPTNNGTSGERLPTSAGCALDKCGKKTCKTYSHPRLPDSSQPPLVKPCAPPKYSTAVSSSGSKDACLDFKPPCPSGCASATDVPGDFGRQTSPTIPSLGTLEQMCNTVGQLTNQINNLMAKMQQAAKEKNGGGCSQKGPKSLCPKPCFCPENPGRRI, from the coding sequence ATGCCAAAATGcaataaaacaaagaaaccATGCAAGATATGTTTAGGACCAGTTACTGACAAGACAGGCTTGCAATGTCAAGGTGCCTGTCAGACGTGGGTACATTACGGCTGCTTAAATTATACACCTGGTAAAATCAAGGATATAAAAGCCGGCATCATTAAAGTTACATGCCCTTGTCCAGACTGCAAGACCACATTACCAAAAGAATACCGCACAGATGAACCGTTTAGTTGCAACAACACCCAATGTCCAGCGAATCAAACACCTAAATGTGGGAACGTAGCATGCCCAACTAATAACGGAACAAGTGGTGAACGACTTCCTACATCTGCAGGTTGTGCTTTGGATAAATGTGGCAAGAAAACGTGTAAGACATACAGCCATCCACGTTTACCTGATTCGTCACAGCCTCCCCTCGTAAAACCATGTGCACCCCCGAAATATTCAACGGCCGTATCTTCGTCAGGTTCTAAGGATGCTTGTTTAGATTTTAAGCCCCCTTGTCCTTCTGGATGTGCTTCTGCAACTGATGTCCCAGGTGATTTTGGAAGGCAAACCAGTCCAACTATTCCGTCTTTAGGTACATTAGAACAAATGTGCAACACTGTTGGTCAGTTGACCAACCAAATCAATAATTTAATGGCTAAAATGCAGCAAGcggcaaaagaaaaaaatggtgGTGGTTGTTCTCAAAAAGGGCCAAAATCTTTGTGCCCTAAACCATGTTTTTGCCCTGAAAATCCAGGACGAAGAATATAA
- the LOC123664901 gene encoding probable 28S ribosomal protein S25, mitochondrial isoform X2, whose translation MPFMKGYNIHGQNNTGAKEFVFWYLPQIQYKNPDVQVATLKNLTPSPFVKCYFEDGRRILVDIDNKTKEDILEHLIKTVGKSKEILEAEAVAAEKKDNPANFGIGCERPCICEVYGQVPCPGVVPLPKVMRGKYINAKD comes from the exons atgCCTTTCATGAAAG GTTACAACATTCACGGTCAGAACAACACGGGTGCGAAAGAGTTCGTTTTCTGGTATTTACCACAAATACAGTATAAAAATCCGGATGTTCAAGTTGCTACATTAAAGAACCTGACACCTTCGCCGTTTGTAAAGTGCTATTTTGAAGACGGAAGACGAATTTTGGTTGATATTGACAATAAAACTAAGGAAGATATTTTGGAGCACTTAATCAAAACTGTTGGTAAATCAAAAGAGATTCTGGAGGCTGAAGCTGTAGCTGCTGAGAAAAAAGACAACCCAGCTAATTTCGGCATTGGTTGTGAGAGACCTTGTATATGTGAAGTGTATGGTCAAGTGCCTTGCCCTGGAGTTGTTCCTTTACCTAAGGTTATGCGGGGTAAATACATTAATGCAAAAgattag
- the LOC123664901 gene encoding probable 28S ribosomal protein S25, mitochondrial isoform X1, producing the protein MPFMKGRAPIRRTLNYLNAGKLVFKDKLRIFSIGYNIHGQNNTGAKEFVFWYLPQIQYKNPDVQVATLKNLTPSPFVKCYFEDGRRILVDIDNKTKEDILEHLIKTVGKSKEILEAEAVAAEKKDNPANFGIGCERPCICEVYGQVPCPGVVPLPKVMRGKYINAKD; encoded by the coding sequence atgCCTTTCATGAAAGGTAGAGCACCTATCAGACGTACGTTGAATTATCTAAACGCTGGAAAACTAGTATTTAAAGACAAATTAAGAATATTCTCCATAGGTTACAACATTCACGGTCAGAACAACACGGGTGCGAAAGAGTTCGTTTTCTGGTATTTACCACAAATACAGTATAAAAATCCGGATGTTCAAGTTGCTACATTAAAGAACCTGACACCTTCGCCGTTTGTAAAGTGCTATTTTGAAGACGGAAGACGAATTTTGGTTGATATTGACAATAAAACTAAGGAAGATATTTTGGAGCACTTAATCAAAACTGTTGGTAAATCAAAAGAGATTCTGGAGGCTGAAGCTGTAGCTGCTGAGAAAAAAGACAACCCAGCTAATTTCGGCATTGGTTGTGAGAGACCTTGTATATGTGAAGTGTATGGTCAAGTGCCTTGCCCTGGAGTTGTTCCTTTACCTAAGGTTATGCGGGGTAAATACATTAATGCAAAAgattag